In Hyphomicrobiaceae bacterium, one DNA window encodes the following:
- the rsmA gene encoding 16S rRNA (adenine(1518)-N(6)/adenine(1519)-N(6))-dimethyltransferase RsmA, whose protein sequence is MVTHDDSPNVPRGTPPDGLPSLRSVIETHELAAKKSLGQNFLLDLNITRKIARALGSLEGRTVVEVGPGPGGLTRALFMEGAARVFAVERDERCKGALEEIAARYPGRLDVHFGDALDADWKALIAAADGPVSIAANLPYGVATQLLVGWLETAPWPPWYDRMVLMFQREVAERIVAAEGSKAYGRLSVLAQWRTRARIILHLPAEAFTPPPKVASAVVEFLPIPAPQPDCRVETLGRVTAAAFGQRRKMLRQSLKSLVAMPELLLQEAGIAPTERAERLKVEDFARLATILERDKTRSS, encoded by the coding sequence ATGGTCACGCACGACGACAGCCCAAATGTGCCACGCGGTACGCCGCCCGACGGCTTGCCGTCGCTTCGGTCTGTGATTGAGACACACGAACTCGCCGCCAAGAAGTCGCTTGGTCAGAACTTTCTTCTCGACCTCAATATCACTCGTAAAATCGCCCGGGCGCTGGGAAGTCTCGAAGGACGCACCGTCGTCGAGGTGGGGCCTGGACCTGGCGGTTTGACCCGTGCGCTGTTTATGGAAGGAGCCGCGCGGGTCTTCGCCGTTGAACGCGATGAAAGGTGCAAAGGCGCGCTTGAAGAAATCGCAGCTCGTTATCCCGGTCGCCTTGATGTTCACTTTGGAGATGCGCTTGATGCCGACTGGAAGGCGCTGATAGCAGCTGCGGATGGGCCGGTTTCGATTGCGGCGAACCTGCCTTATGGCGTCGCCACACAGTTGCTGGTCGGTTGGCTCGAAACCGCGCCATGGCCGCCGTGGTACGATCGTATGGTGCTGATGTTCCAGCGCGAAGTGGCCGAGCGCATCGTGGCGGCCGAAGGTTCCAAAGCCTACGGGCGCCTCTCCGTGCTGGCGCAGTGGAGAACGCGCGCGCGCATCATCTTGCACCTACCTGCAGAGGCCTTTACACCGCCGCCGAAGGTTGCATCGGCGGTGGTCGAGTTTCTACCAATCCCTGCTCCACAACCCGATTGCAGGGTGGAAACGTTGGGCCGCGTAACAGCGGCCGCGTTCGGGCAACGACGCAAAATGTTGCGCCAATCGCTAAAGTCGCTTGTGGCGATGCCAGAGCTCCTTCTGCAAGAAGCCGGCATCGCACCCACTGAACGCGCGGAACGCTTGAAGGTGGAAGACTTTGCGCGTCTGGCGACTATCCTTGAGCGCGACAAGACGCGATCGTCCTAA
- a CDS encoding molybdopterin molybdotransferase MoeA, whose translation MAQLTDDCFAFGGPLLSVDDVGRLIRERVMPVPQTEAIAVSAARGRVLAQDTTASVALPPFDNSAVDGYAVRHQDLQTNAETRLKVTSRLLAGHGATDPIEPGTATRIFTGAPMPTGADTVFMQEDCKVDGDYVLLPAGLKPGANRRLKGEDVREGAVVLRAGVRLAPQHLAMASAVGTTMLKVRRRIRVALFSTGDEIVEAGSPLPPAAVYDANRTLLRGQAEALGADVSDLGILADEPEALARALGEAAASHDLVLTSGGVSTGEADYVRTAVEAMGALTFWRTAIKPGRPVAMGVLRAPNGEACAFCGLPGNPVAAFVTFVRIVRPLLLQLSGAHFEDFIALPVRSAFFYKKKEGRREYVRVSLSRAEDGIIEATKYAQDGAGVISSLTSTDGLVELPEDSKGVKPGDSINFISYAALIGG comes from the coding sequence ATGGCCCAACTGACGGACGATTGTTTTGCTTTTGGCGGGCCGTTGTTGTCGGTCGACGACGTTGGGCGGTTGATCCGCGAGCGTGTCATGCCGGTCCCTCAGACTGAGGCAATAGCCGTCAGCGCCGCGCGAGGCCGTGTTCTCGCACAAGACACCACCGCTTCGGTCGCCTTGCCTCCCTTCGATAATTCCGCCGTCGATGGCTATGCCGTGCGCCATCAGGACCTTCAGACCAACGCCGAGACGCGGTTGAAGGTGACGTCTCGTTTGCTTGCAGGCCACGGCGCCACCGATCCCATCGAGCCAGGTACGGCGACGCGCATCTTTACCGGCGCACCTATGCCGACGGGCGCGGACACTGTTTTCATGCAGGAGGATTGCAAAGTCGATGGCGATTATGTGCTGCTGCCCGCCGGATTGAAGCCGGGGGCCAATCGTCGCCTCAAAGGTGAGGACGTGCGCGAAGGTGCCGTGGTTCTGCGTGCTGGCGTGCGTCTTGCGCCCCAACATCTCGCGATGGCCTCCGCCGTGGGCACGACAATGCTTAAGGTGCGGCGACGCATAAGGGTTGCGTTATTTTCGACCGGCGATGAGATCGTTGAAGCCGGTAGTCCGCTTCCGCCTGCGGCGGTCTACGATGCCAATCGCACGTTGCTGCGCGGCCAAGCTGAAGCTCTGGGGGCAGATGTCAGCGATCTCGGGATCCTAGCCGACGAACCCGAGGCGCTTGCGCGTGCGCTCGGCGAAGCCGCTGCTTCCCATGATCTCGTTTTGACGTCTGGTGGTGTTTCGACGGGCGAAGCCGACTATGTGCGCACAGCCGTGGAGGCGATGGGCGCGCTGACCTTTTGGCGCACGGCCATCAAGCCCGGTCGTCCCGTCGCCATGGGGGTCTTGCGTGCGCCCAATGGTGAAGCGTGCGCCTTCTGCGGATTGCCCGGCAATCCAGTAGCCGCTTTCGTCACCTTCGTTCGTATTGTGCGCCCGTTACTGCTCCAGCTTTCTGGCGCGCACTTTGAAGACTTTATTGCGCTGCCGGTTAGGTCCGCCTTCTTTTACAAGAAGAAAGAAGGACGCCGTGAGTACGTCCGCGTCTCGTTGAGCCGTGCAGAAGACGGCATCATTGAAGCCACGAAATACGCGCAGGACGGCGCGGGCGTCATTAGCTCACTAACCTCGACAGATGGATTGGTGGAGTTGCCCGAAGACAGCAAAGGCGTAAAGCCCGGTGACAGCATCAACTTCATCTCATACGCCGCTCTGATTGGCGGGTAA
- the pdxA gene encoding 4-hydroxythreonine-4-phosphate dehydrogenase PdxA, whose product MKRPSAVSGSDFDVGASGRVAPLALTMGDPAGIGPEIVLKAWIARALNALPPFVYFGDPNVLEERARALGAKVPIAPVSDMAAASAQFESALPVVPIAVGVPVEPGTPNAANAPAVIAAIERAVAEVAQGQVRGIVTAPIAKSVLYGAGFAHPGHTEFLATLAGRHWPHAAARPVMMLASEVLRVVPATIHVPLKSVPGLITPALIADTVRITWNALRDQFDIPVPRIAVAGLNPHAGEDGSIGREDIDIIAPAITALQAAGLRVSGPHSADTLFHAEARCGYDAAVCMYHDQALIPIKTLAFDEGVNVTLGLPFVRTSPDHGTAFDIAAHGIARETSLIAAIKLAGRLAHPRPASCGGASVV is encoded by the coding sequence ATGAAACGCCCTAGTGCTGTTTCTGGTTCAGACTTCGACGTTGGTGCATCGGGGCGCGTTGCGCCATTGGCATTGACGATGGGCGATCCCGCCGGGATCGGGCCTGAAATTGTGCTGAAGGCTTGGATTGCGCGCGCGCTAAACGCGCTGCCGCCCTTCGTCTATTTCGGTGATCCGAACGTTCTAGAGGAACGTGCCCGGGCGCTGGGTGCGAAAGTTCCTATTGCCCCCGTGTCCGACATGGCGGCGGCGAGTGCACAGTTCGAAAGCGCCCTGCCCGTTGTTCCCATTGCCGTTGGCGTCCCTGTAGAGCCGGGAACACCCAATGCCGCGAACGCTCCGGCGGTTATCGCTGCCATTGAGCGTGCCGTTGCTGAGGTGGCGCAGGGCCAAGTCCGCGGCATCGTCACAGCGCCGATCGCCAAATCTGTGTTGTATGGAGCAGGCTTTGCCCATCCAGGACATACGGAATTTCTCGCGACGCTCGCTGGTCGTCACTGGCCTCATGCCGCGGCCCGGCCGGTCATGATGCTGGCGAGCGAGGTTTTGCGCGTGGTGCCGGCCACCATACATGTGCCGCTCAAGAGCGTGCCGGGGCTCATCACCCCTGCCCTCATCGCCGACACTGTGCGGATTACGTGGAACGCGTTGCGCGATCAATTTGATATTCCCGTCCCCCGTATAGCGGTCGCCGGGTTAAACCCACATGCGGGCGAAGACGGCAGTATCGGGCGCGAAGATATTGACATCATCGCACCCGCAATCACCGCATTACAAGCCGCCGGCCTTAGGGTGAGCGGGCCCCATTCCGCCGATACGCTCTTTCACGCCGAGGCAAGGTGCGGGTATGACGCGGCGGTGTGCATGTATCACGATCAGGCTCTGATCCCGATTAAGACGTTGGCATTTGACGAAGGCGTCAACGTCACTTTGGGGCTTCCCTTCGTTCGAACATCTCCCGATCATGGGACGGCCTTCGACATCGCAGCACACGGCATCGCGCGCGAGACAAGTCTGATTGCCGCCATAAAGCTTGCCGGCAGGCTTGCCCATCCTCGTCCCGCCAGTTGCGGCGGTGCATCCGTCGTCTAA
- a CDS encoding FAD-dependent oxidoreductase, producing the protein MMHHVIVGSGPAGVTAAETIRSLDKSAEITLIGGEGEVPYSRMAIPYLLHGDIEEKGTHLRQQNGHYDRLGIKYRNARISGIDPTEKTLWTTATEPIKYDRLLLATGASPIIPRIEGHDLPGVHTCWTLSDAREIAKIVGPGQPVVLVGAGFIGCIVLEALHQTGCQLTVVEIAPRMVARMMDETAGGMLGRWCTNLGVRVLTNTKVERIWPASGVGGSKLSVGLSNGEFIPAGLVVLAAGVRSNTGLLVGTGAKVNHGIVVNEYLQTTVPDIYAAGDCCEGIDLSTGKPDMLAIQPVAVEHGRLAGQNMAGQKTAHRGSLNMNVLDTMGLISSSFGLWQGAPGGETASVTDEKNFKYLKLNFLGDKLVGAQCVDTTDNIGVLRGLIQSEFKLGKWKQRLMEEPERFREAYVAIAQGWPRQIPGGPVTKAPVHSPELVDAIAR; encoded by the coding sequence ATGATGCATCACGTGATCGTTGGATCGGGGCCCGCGGGCGTTACCGCTGCAGAGACCATTCGCAGCCTCGACAAGTCCGCTGAGATCACGCTTATCGGCGGGGAGGGTGAAGTACCCTATTCGCGCATGGCGATTCCTTACCTTCTGCACGGCGACATCGAGGAGAAGGGGACTCATCTGCGCCAACAGAATGGTCACTACGATCGCCTCGGTATCAAGTACCGCAACGCGCGCATTTCAGGCATCGATCCCACCGAAAAGACCCTATGGACGACGGCCACCGAGCCCATCAAGTACGATCGGCTTCTGCTCGCGACGGGCGCATCACCGATCATCCCGCGTATCGAGGGACACGACCTGCCGGGCGTGCACACCTGCTGGACGCTTTCGGATGCCCGCGAGATCGCCAAGATCGTCGGACCGGGCCAGCCGGTCGTTCTCGTCGGCGCCGGCTTCATCGGATGTATCGTTCTGGAAGCTCTGCATCAAACCGGGTGCCAGTTGACCGTAGTTGAGATTGCGCCGCGGATGGTGGCGCGCATGATGGACGAGACGGCTGGCGGCATGCTGGGACGCTGGTGCACTAATCTTGGAGTGCGCGTGCTGACGAACACCAAAGTCGAGCGCATCTGGCCAGCAAGCGGCGTGGGCGGGTCCAAGCTTTCGGTTGGCTTATCGAACGGTGAATTCATTCCCGCCGGTCTCGTCGTGCTCGCAGCAGGCGTGCGTTCCAACACGGGCCTTCTCGTTGGAACGGGCGCCAAGGTGAACCATGGCATCGTCGTCAACGAGTATCTGCAAACCACTGTTCCCGACATCTATGCCGCTGGCGATTGCTGCGAAGGCATCGATCTGTCTACAGGCAAGCCGGATATGCTGGCTATTCAGCCTGTCGCGGTCGAACATGGACGCTTGGCAGGACAAAACATGGCCGGGCAGAAAACCGCCCATCGCGGATCGCTCAACATGAACGTCCTCGACACTATGGGGCTTATTTCGTCGTCTTTCGGTCTGTGGCAGGGTGCACCGGGCGGTGAAACTGCAAGCGTAACCGACGAGAAGAACTTCAAGTACCTGAAGCTCAACTTCCTTGGCGATAAGCTTGTGGGCGCACAGTGCGTGGATACAACTGATAACATCGGCGTTCTGCGTGGACTCATTCAGTCGGAGTTTAAGCTTGGGAAATGGAAGCAGCGACTGATGGAAGAGCCTGAGCGTTTCCGCGAGGCCTACGTCGCGATCGCTCAAGGTTGGCCGCGCCAGATTCCGGGTGGTCCGGTCACCAAGGCTCCGGTACATAGCCCTGAGTTGGTCGATGCTATTGCTCGGTAA
- a CDS encoding MoaD/ThiS family protein, whose translation MQVSLKLYASLGAYLPDNAEKNVAQIDVAEGTTIRELLDRYNVPPQACHLVLLNGHFQAPAVRGSVKLSPGDAVAVWPPVAGG comes from the coding sequence ATGCAGGTTTCGCTGAAACTGTACGCTTCGCTCGGCGCTTATCTACCCGATAACGCCGAGAAGAACGTTGCCCAGATCGACGTCGCGGAAGGCACCACAATTCGCGAGTTGCTCGACCGCTACAACGTGCCTCCGCAAGCCTGCCACCTCGTTCTGCTCAACGGTCATTTCCAAGCCCCCGCCGTGCGCGGCTCCGTGAAGTTAAGTCCGGGCGACGCGGTCGCCGTCTGGCCTCCAGTTGCAGGCGGCTGA
- a CDS encoding aldehyde ferredoxin oxidoreductase family protein, which translates to MGWARKILRIDLTAGTVKTEPLNMEWAQKYLGQRGLATKYLLEEIDPRVDPMSPANKLIFATGPLTGTAASTGGRYSVITKGPLTNAIACSNSGGYFGAELKFAGWDMIILEGKSPKPVYISVMDDVCEIRDASAIWGTSVWNTDEWIKKEHQDPMMHIACIGLAGEKGCLYSAVVNDLHRAAGRSGVGAVMGSKNVKAIAVRGTGGVKVKDGKAFLKATSDGKKVLQANAVTGQGLPAYGTQVLMNVINEAGAMPTRNHRQVQFEGAHDISAEAMVTPRKTDGKKNLLTNQACFGCTIACGRISKIDEGHFTIKNRPEYWHASGGLEYEAAWALGCNTGVNDLEALTFVNFICNEQGMDPISFGATVSAAMELYDLGLITKETTGGIDLKFGSAEALVQCVELTGKGEGFGKELGLGSLRLCSKYGRPDLSMSVKGQEFPAYDSRGIQGMGLTYATSNRGACHLRSYTVSSEILGIPVKTDPLVTDGKAALVKAFQDATAAVDSSGLCVFTTFGWTLNDIAPQVDAACEGEWSPERLLETGERIWNMERIFNNRAGLTAKDDTLPPRLLKEAAETGPAKGLVNGLDKMLPEYYELRGWTKEGVPTNETLSRLSL; encoded by the coding sequence ATGGGTTGGGCACGTAAAATTCTCAGGATTGATCTGACGGCCGGCACGGTAAAGACCGAACCCCTCAATATGGAGTGGGCACAGAAGTATCTTGGCCAGCGCGGTCTGGCCACGAAGTACCTGTTGGAAGAGATCGACCCGCGCGTCGATCCCATGAGCCCTGCCAACAAGCTTATATTTGCAACCGGTCCGCTGACGGGCACGGCGGCTTCTACCGGAGGGCGCTATTCGGTCATCACCAAAGGCCCTTTGACAAACGCCATTGCTTGTTCGAACTCCGGCGGCTACTTCGGCGCGGAACTCAAGTTCGCGGGATGGGATATGATCATCCTCGAAGGCAAGTCGCCAAAGCCCGTCTACATCAGCGTGATGGACGACGTGTGCGAAATCCGCGACGCCTCCGCCATCTGGGGCACCAGCGTCTGGAACACGGACGAGTGGATCAAAAAAGAACATCAAGACCCCATGATGCACATCGCCTGCATTGGGCTCGCAGGTGAGAAGGGCTGCCTCTATTCAGCGGTCGTCAATGATCTGCATCGCGCTGCGGGCCGCTCAGGCGTCGGCGCCGTGATGGGCTCCAAGAATGTGAAGGCGATCGCGGTACGGGGCACCGGCGGTGTCAAGGTGAAGGACGGCAAAGCGTTCCTCAAAGCCACCTCCGACGGCAAGAAGGTACTTCAAGCCAATGCGGTGACCGGCCAGGGCCTTCCAGCCTACGGCACCCAGGTGCTGATGAACGTCATCAACGAGGCCGGCGCCATGCCGACCCGCAACCACCGCCAAGTTCAGTTCGAGGGCGCACACGACATCTCGGCTGAAGCGATGGTCACGCCGCGCAAAACGGACGGTAAGAAAAACCTGCTGACCAACCAGGCGTGTTTTGGCTGCACGATCGCCTGCGGGCGTATTTCCAAAATCGACGAGGGTCACTTCACCATCAAGAACCGTCCTGAGTACTGGCATGCTTCTGGCGGTCTTGAGTACGAAGCGGCATGGGCGCTGGGCTGCAATACCGGAGTTAACGATCTTGAAGCGCTGACCTTTGTGAATTTCATCTGCAATGAACAGGGCATGGATCCGATCTCGTTCGGCGCGACCGTGTCGGCAGCGATGGAACTTTACGATCTCGGTCTCATCACGAAAGAGACCACCGGCGGTATCGATTTGAAGTTCGGATCGGCTGAAGCTTTGGTCCAGTGCGTTGAGTTGACCGGCAAAGGCGAGGGATTTGGCAAGGAGTTGGGTTTAGGGTCTCTGCGCCTGTGCTCCAAGTACGGACGTCCGGATCTGTCGATGTCGGTCAAGGGACAAGAGTTCCCGGCCTATGACTCGCGCGGCATTCAGGGCATGGGTCTGACCTATGCAACTTCCAACCGTGGCGCCTGCCACCTGCGCTCCTACACGGTCTCGTCGGAAATTCTCGGCATTCCGGTTAAAACCGATCCGCTGGTCACCGACGGCAAGGCTGCGCTCGTCAAAGCCTTCCAGGATGCCACGGCCGCCGTCGATAGCTCGGGCCTTTGCGTATTCACGACCTTCGGGTGGACGCTGAACGACATTGCCCCGCAGGTCGACGCGGCCTGCGAAGGCGAATGGTCGCCAGAGCGTCTTCTGGAAACCGGTGAACGCATTTGGAACATGGAGCGCATCTTCAACAACCGCGCTGGGCTTACGGCGAAGGATGACACGCTTCCGCCGCGACTGCTAAAAGAAGCTGCAGAGACGGGACCCGCCAAGGGCCTCGTCAACGGCCTCGATAAGATGCTGCCCGAATACTACGAGCTGCGCGGCTGGACGAAGGAAGGCGTGCCGACGAACGAGACGCTGTCACGTCTTTCACTCTGA
- a CDS encoding TonB-dependent receptor: MRGLMARRPARLRGSYCAHCALIVAFSIASLSGAWAQTATGSSDAADVGDTGEPAYELPSVVVTTKDLAANPASKPKAKKATVAAQTSGPAPKKKKASGGGGGSQGGDEGGGVAADTTGQGAGSAAGQSQGTGQGDGDLSGRSDQRIVEKVASVSVVTAKDIELSGARTLDEAIDLVPGLFVRNAADGVPRIDIRGMRTRNIMLLMDGVPLNSTADGQFDPRTIPVENIAKIKVTRGASSVLYGPGGNAAVIDIITKSAAEGLHGSVQAEWSPERGTQERATASYGSGAFQTFMSASGLDQDHYDLSHDFTPTKQQPTDERVNSDRQDRAFYSNMTWTPSQYAKIGVSLDYRTGEYGKPPATIASGDKNALPESAYVPRTRFERVHDYENFSIQTSSWFRLSKLFSIRPTAYYNRLNEVTDSYDDATFTTQTKTNSSHEDATTSIGGGGLQALYGYEGNQLTIALDGRNESWASTGFCIPSSGGGGGGGGGGGGGGGGGGGGGGGNCPGKKRYDFDTDHDIQVFSAAAEQEMTLAPGLTAVLGSGYASQHRESETNDGYTYIAGLRLQVTDTTALRGSVARKIRFPTLRDLYDITGGNPDLKTEVTQNYEVAVEQTLPELKAFFSVALFRIDATNFIERENQIFTNIGQLTFQGVEATARYRGIQNLDLWASYSYLEATNEDPGIDNTSKLQNRPAHKISASASYRFDTGLTLSADYIYIAGSYALSTGSGPVTALELDSYNVVNIGASQDIYGTNAQLFGRIDNLFDEDYAETLGFEQPGRTFFAGLRAKF; the protein is encoded by the coding sequence ATGCGTGGTTTGATGGCCCGCCGCCCAGCGCGGCTGCGTGGGAGCTATTGCGCACATTGCGCATTGATCGTCGCCTTTTCCATAGCTTCACTGTCTGGCGCTTGGGCCCAAACCGCGACCGGCTCATCTGACGCGGCCGATGTTGGTGACACAGGAGAGCCCGCCTACGAGTTGCCCTCCGTGGTCGTCACCACGAAGGATCTGGCCGCCAATCCGGCCTCTAAACCCAAAGCAAAGAAAGCGACCGTTGCTGCCCAAACATCAGGGCCTGCTCCGAAAAAGAAAAAGGCTTCGGGCGGCGGCGGTGGATCGCAGGGCGGAGACGAGGGCGGCGGAGTGGCCGCCGATACAACTGGCCAAGGTGCAGGTTCAGCTGCCGGTCAAAGTCAGGGAACTGGACAAGGAGACGGCGATCTTTCCGGTCGCAGCGATCAGCGCATCGTCGAGAAGGTCGCCTCCGTCAGTGTCGTCACAGCCAAAGACATCGAACTGTCCGGCGCGCGGACCCTGGACGAAGCCATCGACCTTGTTCCGGGGCTGTTTGTTCGCAACGCGGCAGATGGCGTGCCCCGCATAGACATTCGCGGCATGCGCACGCGTAACATCATGCTGCTGATGGACGGCGTACCGCTGAACTCGACGGCAGATGGTCAGTTCGACCCGCGCACAATTCCCGTTGAGAACATCGCCAAGATCAAGGTCACACGCGGCGCCAGCTCCGTGCTCTACGGCCCTGGAGGAAACGCGGCCGTCATCGACATCATCACGAAAAGTGCCGCCGAAGGCCTGCACGGCAGCGTTCAAGCCGAATGGAGTCCAGAACGCGGCACTCAAGAACGCGCAACCGCAAGCTACGGATCAGGTGCGTTCCAGACTTTCATGTCGGCATCGGGTCTGGACCAGGATCACTACGACCTGTCGCACGATTTCACGCCGACAAAGCAGCAGCCGACCGACGAGCGCGTCAATAGCGACCGGCAGGATCGCGCGTTTTACAGCAACATGACCTGGACGCCATCGCAGTATGCCAAGATCGGCGTCAGCCTCGATTACAGGACAGGTGAATACGGAAAGCCTCCGGCCACGATTGCCAGCGGCGACAAAAATGCGTTGCCAGAGTCCGCATATGTTCCGCGCACACGCTTTGAGCGCGTCCACGACTACGAGAATTTTTCGATCCAGACCTCAAGCTGGTTCCGGTTGAGCAAGCTTTTCTCGATCCGTCCCACGGCCTACTACAATCGGTTGAATGAAGTAACCGACAGCTACGACGACGCCACTTTCACCACGCAGACGAAGACCAACTCCAGCCACGAGGACGCTACGACGTCTATTGGCGGCGGTGGTCTTCAAGCCCTCTATGGTTACGAAGGCAATCAGCTGACGATTGCGCTCGATGGCCGCAACGAGTCCTGGGCCTCGACCGGCTTCTGCATTCCCTCCAGCGGAGGTGGTGGTGGCGGAGGAGGAGGAGGAGGAGGAGGTGGTGGTGGTGGTGGTGGTGGTGGTGGTGGCAACTGCCCCGGCAAGAAACGCTACGACTTCGACACCGATCACGACATTCAGGTGTTCTCAGCTGCGGCCGAGCAGGAGATGACGCTTGCTCCTGGCCTTACCGCCGTCCTCGGTTCCGGGTACGCCTCGCAACATCGTGAGAGCGAGACAAATGACGGCTACACATATATCGCGGGCCTGCGGTTGCAGGTCACCGATACAACCGCCTTGCGCGGATCGGTTGCGCGCAAGATCCGCTTCCCCACGTTGCGCGACCTGTATGACATTACCGGCGGCAATCCGGACCTGAAGACGGAGGTAACGCAAAACTACGAAGTCGCTGTCGAGCAGACACTGCCTGAACTCAAAGCGTTCTTTAGCGTCGCCTTGTTCCGTATCGATGCTACAAACTTCATCGAACGCGAAAATCAGATCTTCACCAACATCGGACAGCTTACGTTCCAGGGCGTGGAAGCGACGGCGCGTTATCGCGGAATTCAAAATCTCGATCTGTGGGCCAGCTATAGCTATCTTGAGGCAACCAATGAAGATCCCGGGATTGATAACACGTCCAAGCTGCAAAACAGACCCGCTCACAAGATCTCAGCTTCAGCAAGCTACCGATTTGATACCGGACTGACGCTTTCGGCCGACTACATCTACATCGCCGGCAGCTACGCGCTTTCTACCGGCTCCGGCCCCGTTACGGCACTCGAACTAGACAGCTACAACGTGGTCAACATCGGTGCTTCACAAGACATCTACGGCACTAACGCTCAGTTGTTCGGGCGCATCGACAATCTGTTCGATGAGGACTACGCGGAAACACTCGGCTTTGAGCAGCCCGGCCGCACGTTCTTTGCGGGATTAAGAGCGAAGTTCTAG
- a CDS encoding peptidylprolyl isomerase has translation MELAKHTLRVLVLTALGALIFAPPLATPAGAQMVMRGPNNEGTPPGKSAVSKTAASSKKKSINTELSIVALVNDEPITGYEVRQRAEMLSGGAVGEYVKNNVEARWKQIITGKKIQEEFQAYARKRQPRSKEELEKIQKEFVISKRNAMLAQLQAEARSKTSTKSSSEALDELIDEKLKMQEAKRLGATASPSEVDAVIKSIADRNKMTVEQLTKNLGGTLDPMKQRIGTTLAWQDVIRRKFGHQIAIASSDVDRYVAASGGGEDQVELQVQRVRINMPAQIERGGVAQRVTQAEALRAKFTGCDATAKLVAGQPGVHFEDLGKRKPASFPEPTRSLLLNAKDNEMLPPSVTEDGIDMFAVCGRDVVKAEDARRSQAEGELKQKEFDLLAKRYLKDLRQDAHIEYR, from the coding sequence ATGGAATTAGCCAAACACACGCTTCGTGTCCTTGTTCTGACTGCGCTCGGCGCTCTTATTTTCGCGCCGCCACTCGCGACGCCGGCCGGCGCTCAAATGGTAATGCGCGGCCCCAACAATGAGGGCACGCCTCCAGGAAAAAGTGCCGTCAGCAAGACGGCTGCGTCTTCCAAAAAGAAATCCATCAATACGGAGCTGTCCATCGTTGCTCTTGTTAATGACGAACCCATTACCGGCTATGAAGTACGTCAGCGCGCGGAGATGCTTTCTGGCGGCGCGGTCGGCGAATACGTGAAGAACAACGTAGAAGCGCGTTGGAAGCAGATTATTACGGGCAAGAAGATCCAGGAAGAGTTCCAAGCCTATGCGCGCAAACGTCAGCCGCGCAGCAAGGAAGAGCTGGAAAAGATCCAAAAAGAGTTCGTTATATCCAAGCGCAACGCGATGCTTGCTCAGCTGCAGGCTGAGGCGCGATCGAAAACCAGCACTAAGTCCAGCAGCGAAGCCTTAGATGAACTTATCGACGAAAAGCTGAAGATGCAGGAGGCCAAGCGACTGGGGGCGACTGCAAGTCCGTCCGAGGTAGATGCCGTGATCAAGAGCATTGCCGATCGCAACAAGATGACCGTCGAGCAGCTGACGAAGAACCTTGGCGGAACGCTGGACCCCATGAAACAGCGTATCGGAACCACCCTCGCTTGGCAGGACGTTATTCGCCGCAAATTCGGCCACCAGATCGCTATCGCAAGCAGTGACGTCGATAGGTATGTTGCAGCATCGGGCGGCGGTGAGGATCAAGTCGAGTTGCAGGTCCAGCGCGTCAGGATCAACATGCCAGCTCAGATAGAACGCGGCGGTGTTGCCCAGCGCGTCACTCAAGCGGAAGCCCTGCGCGCCAAGTTTACGGGTTGCGACGCAACTGCCAAATTAGTGGCTGGGCAGCCGGGTGTGCACTTTGAGGATCTGGGCAAACGCAAGCCCGCGTCGTTCCCCGAGCCTACGCGATCCTTGCTCCTCAATGCCAAAGACAACGAGATGCTGCCTCCCTCGGTGACGGAAGATGGCATCGACATGTTCGCCGTTTGCGGTCGCGACGTAGTTAAGGCCGAGGATGCTCGGCGCTCGCAGGCTGAGGGTGAACTCAAGCAGAAAGAGTTCGATCTGCTTGCCAAGCGTTACTTGAAGGATCTTCGACAGGACGCCCATATCGAGTACCGATGA